In Mycolicibacterium phocaicum, one DNA window encodes the following:
- a CDS encoding nitroreductase family deazaflavin-dependent oxidoreductase: protein MPNINEVKRRVVHAVQRRLVNPVGRQLPVTMLETIGRKSGEPRHTAIGGRVIDGAFWLVSEHGDHADFVRNIKANPAVRVRINGEWRSGTAHLVPDDDPVARLRQLPQLNSAVVRVMGTDLLSVRVDLD from the coding sequence ATGCCCAACATCAACGAAGTGAAACGGCGCGTGGTGCACGCCGTTCAGCGTCGCCTCGTCAACCCGGTGGGCCGGCAGCTGCCGGTGACCATGCTGGAAACCATCGGCCGCAAGTCCGGCGAGCCACGCCACACGGCGATCGGCGGCCGGGTGATCGACGGCGCGTTCTGGCTGGTGTCCGAGCACGGCGACCACGCTGATTTCGTCCGCAACATCAAGGCGAATCCCGCTGTGCGCGTGCGCATCAACGGCGAATGGCGCAGCGGCACCGCGCATCTGGTCCCCGACGACGACCCGGTCGCGCGGCTGCGGCAGCTCCCCCAGCTGAACAGCGCTGTGGTGCGGGTGATGGGCACCGACCTGCTGTCGGTCCGCGTCGACCTGGACTGA
- a CDS encoding ABC transporter ATP-binding protein, whose amino-acid sequence MSGLQIRDLVVEYGKGADKVRPIDNFELELSAGSLAILLGPSGCGKTTLLSCMGGILKPTSGEILFDGIDVTRLAPKALTDYRRNTVGIVFQAFNLVPSLTAAENVMVPMRAAGMSRGAARQRAAELLDRVGLSHRMTHRPGDMSGGQQQRVAVARAIALDPPLILADEPTAHLDFIQVEEVLRLIRELADDRVVVVATHDSRMLPLADRVIELVPTVASTEREPEVFELDAGDLVFEQTTIGDLIYVVRTGRFEITREMPDGETMLLFTAGPGEYFGEIGPLFGIPRTATVRALTDGVVVGYTVKDFRARLGPDRIHELIEHRAIHLADEPPSADIA is encoded by the coding sequence ATGAGCGGCTTACAGATTCGTGACCTGGTGGTGGAATACGGCAAGGGCGCCGACAAGGTCAGGCCCATCGACAATTTCGAACTGGAGCTGTCGGCCGGATCGCTCGCGATCCTGCTGGGGCCCAGCGGTTGTGGGAAGACGACGTTGCTGTCCTGCATGGGTGGCATCCTCAAACCCACGTCGGGTGAGATCCTGTTCGACGGTATCGACGTCACCAGGCTCGCACCCAAGGCGCTGACCGACTACCGCCGCAATACCGTCGGCATCGTGTTCCAGGCGTTCAATCTGGTGCCCAGCCTGACGGCCGCCGAGAACGTCATGGTGCCGATGCGGGCCGCGGGCATGAGCCGCGGCGCCGCCCGGCAGCGCGCCGCGGAACTGCTGGACCGCGTCGGCCTGTCGCACCGGATGACGCATCGCCCCGGTGACATGTCGGGAGGACAGCAGCAGCGCGTCGCGGTGGCCCGCGCCATCGCGTTGGATCCGCCGCTGATCCTGGCCGACGAGCCGACGGCGCATCTGGACTTCATCCAGGTCGAAGAGGTGCTGCGGCTCATCCGCGAACTCGCCGACGATCGCGTCGTGGTGGTCGCCACGCATGACAGCCGCATGCTGCCGCTGGCGGACCGGGTGATCGAACTCGTCCCGACGGTCGCCAGCACCGAGCGTGAGCCCGAGGTCTTCGAGCTCGACGCGGGCGACCTCGTGTTCGAGCAGACGACGATCGGCGACCTGATCTACGTCGTCAGGACGGGCCGGTTCGAGATCACGCGCGAGATGCCCGACGGTGAGACGATGCTGTTGTTCACCGCCGGCCCCGGCGAGTATTTCGGCGAGATCGGGCCGCTGTTCGGGATTCCGCGCACGGCGACGGTGCGCGCCCTCACCGACGGTGTCGTCGTCGGCTACACCGTCAAGGATTTCCGGGCCCGGCTGGGACCCGACCGCATCCACGAACTCATCGAGCACCGCGCGATCCATCTGGCCGACGAACCGCCGTCGGCCGACATCGCCTGA